The DNA segment ATATAAGTAATTTCACAGACTTAAAATAATAACAGTTTTATACAATAATTTTAGCACATGAGTGATTTTGACTGGATGCAACTTATAAATCCTGAGTTTTATATAATGCTAGAGCTTGGCGGTGTTCCTGTAGGAATTTATGTTGTATTATTTATAATTTTTGCCGAGACAGGTCTTTTTGCAGGTTTTTTCCTTCCGGGCGATAGCCTTTTATTCCTTGCAGGTATTTATAGTACTGAGTTAATGAACACCCTTATACCTATTGAGGGCGACTTTATAAATGTACTTCTACTATCAGTATTGGTAGCAATTAGCGGAATACTGGGTAATACCTTTGGGTACTGGTTTGGTCATAAGAGTGGTAGCTATTTGTATAAAAAAGAAGATACTTTTTGGTTTAAGAAAAAATATCTAATACAGTCGCACGAGTTTTTTGAAAAACATGGAGGTAGAGCCATTATATTTGCTCGTTTCTTGCCTATTATCAGGACGTTTGCACCTATTATTGCAGGGGTGGTAAAAATGGAAAAGAAAAAGTTTATGTTTTATAACATTATTAGCTCTTTTACATGGGCAACAACCATCATATTTGCAGGGCATTACTTACAGGAGCTTTTCAAAACAACAATGGGTATTGATCTTAAATCACACATAGAGATTATTATATTAATTATTGTATTAATAACTACTGTGCCATTGATATTAAATGCATTAAAAGGTAATAAAGTTACAGAACGAGAAGCTGTAGAGGAAGCCGAAAGTAAAGACGACCACGATAACGACATCTTTCCGCGATGAAACTAAGCTGGTGGGAAATAAAAAACTGGTTTACTAATGTAGATTATACCATAGTAGGTAGCGGCATTGTAGGACTTCATACTGGACTGCGCCTACGCGAACGATTTCCCGACAGCAGAATATTGGTACTCGAAAAAGGGCAATTACCGCAAGGGGCAAGTACTAAAAATGCAGGTTTTGCCTGTTTTGGTAGCCTATCAGAAATTGCCGATGACCTAAACAATCATACCGAACAGGAGGTTATTAACCTGATACAAAAACGCTGGGATGGGTTGCAATTATTACGCAAACGTTTGGGCGATGCTGTTATCGACTTTAAGCCTTATGGCGGTTATGAGCTTTTCCTTGAAAAAGACACTTCAACTTACAAAGATTGCCTACGCAAACTTCCATTTGTAAATGAGGTGCTCCAGCCACTGTTCCGTAATGATGTGTTTGCTACAGAAACGAATCGTTTTGACTTTAAAGGCATACACGAACACCTGATTTTTAACCCCTATGAAGGGCAGATAGATACAGGTAACATGATGCAGGCACTCCTGAAAGAAGCTGCTGCAAATGATATATTGATACTAAACTGCCAAACCGTTATAGGCTATCACGAAAAAATAGATGGTGTAGAGGTTAATGTAGGCGATTTTAGTTTTAGTACTAAAAAATTACTCTTTGCTACCAATGGTTTTGCCTCGACACTTACCAACGGAGCTGTAAAGCCCGCGCGCGCTCAAGTACTTATTACCGAGCCAATACCCAACCTTGACATAAAAGGTACATTCCACATGGATAAGGGGTATTACTACTTCCGTAATTATGACGATAGGATATTGCTTGGTGGAGCGCGCAACCTCGACTTTGAAGGTGAAACCACTACTGAACTGGCACAAACCGACCTTATTCAAAATCGACTAGAGCAATTATTACATGAAGTGATATTACCTAACCAAGACATAAAAATTGCCCATAGATGGAGTGGTATTATGGGTGTAGGCAGCCAAAAGAACCCTATTGTACAACAGTTGAGCAATCACGTATATTGTGGCGTAAGGCTTGGCGGTATGGGCATAGCTATTGGCAGTACTATTGGTACAGAACTTGCCGATTTGGTTTAGTCATAATTAATTATAACTATATTTTTCAACGTTAAAATATCCAAACTTATTTGTACTTTCGTTATATGTAATTTCAGTATGCTATGTTGCGAAAGGTGTTCCGCTTCGTTTTTAAAATATTCCTTTGGTTTATCGTTATATCGGTACTTTCGGTAGTATTGTTCCGTTTTGTGCCTGTGCCATTTACGCCACTTATGGTATCGCGTGCGTTAGAGCAGCGTGAACGAGGAGAGGATATGACCGCAAACCACAATTGGGTACCTATTGAAGAAATATCGCCTGAATTGCAAAAAGCTGTTATTGCCAGTGAAGATGGTAACTTTTTAACCCATCATGGTTTTGATTTTGATGCGATATATAAAGCCTACAAGAGCAACAAAAAAGGCAAAAAGATAAAAGGCGGTAGTACCATATCACAGCAAACAGCAAAAAATGTTTTCCTATGGCAGGGCAGGAGCTACTTGCGCAAAGGGCTTGAAGCCTATTTTACGGTGCTTATTGAAGTATTATGGAGCAAAGAACGCATTATGGAAGTGTATCTTAACAGTATCGAAATGGGCGATGGTATATATGGTGCGCAGGCAGCAGCCAAATATTGGTACCATAAAGATGCTAAAAAACTTACCCGATATGAAGCAGCAGGTATCGCAGCTATACTACCCAGCCCGCTAAAGTATAAAGCAGTAAATTCATCTGTATATATTAACAGGCGCAAGGGGCATATTGTAAGGCATATGCGTTATGTAAAACTCGATTATTGATGAGGTTATTACAACAGGTTATAATTGTAGTTTTATGTACGGTGTCGGCTTGGGCGCAAAAGCCTGCCGAGATAGGCGCAATACTAGATAATGACTTGTACTCTTCGCCTGTAAACGACCAGTATTATACTAATGGTATCGAACTTTTTTACCGTTATTTAGGTACTGTTAAGAATGATAAAATAGCGAAGAAAATTACCGAATTTAGAGTAGGACAGTACATTTATAATCCGCAATCTGTAAGGGCAGAAGAGATAAATGTAAACGACAGACCTTTTGCCGGTTACCTTTTTGCCGAAGCAGGAATAAATACTTATTATAAAAGTGAAAGTCTTTTAAAGCTCAATTTTCAGGTTGGGGTAGTAGGCCCCGAGTCCTATGCCGAAGATGTACAGGAAGGGCTACATCGTTTGTTTAGCTATCCTACCGTTAGGGGGTGGCAACACCAAATAACAACGCTTTTAGGTTTACAGGCAAATGCGTTTTATTCTAAAAAAATATTTAGCGAAACCTATAAAGAAAAAGTAGATTTCCACCTACAAGGCGAGCTGAATGCTGGTACAGTCTGGACAGGAGCATCCGTTGGGGCTATGGCGCGTATTAACCTTGCTAAAAACCTTGTGCTGAAACCAATGTATGAATCGACATTGCATAACGCAACACTAAGCCATGATAAAGAAAGTTATAAAGGGCGCAGGGAGTTTTTCTTGTTCCTGAACCCGAATATCAACTATCAAATTTATGATGCTACGATACAAGGTAGTTTATTTAATGATAATAGTCCTGTAACGTTTCCGCTGCTTCCTGTTCGTTTTAATGCCGAGTTTGGTATTAAATATGGCAAGAACAACTGGAATTTATCGTATGCTATAAATTATCGTGGAAAAGAGCTTTCTAATAACGTTATTACGGGTTATTATTACGGCTCTATTGGTATAGGGTATCTTTTGTAAAGTTTACAGTCGCAGTGAGCTACTGAAAACTGCGACTGTAAACTATCTCCTAGGTGTTACACCCATATTGTAGAATGTAAACGCTTGTATATCGCAATACTCTTCAATAGTTTGCGCTACCGATTTTCCTGCGCCATGCCCTGCATTTACACCAATACGAATCAACACAGGGTTATCGCCTGTTTGGTATTCTTGTAGAGTGGCGGCAAACTTAAAGCTGTGCGCAGGTACTACGCGGTCGTCGTGGTCGCCTGTAGTAATAAGCGTAGCGGGATATTGTACACCTTTTTTCACATTATGCACAGGCGAGTAACCTTTCAGGTACTCAAACATTGCTGCATCATCTTCGGCAGTACCATAGTCATATGCCCATCCTGCACCAGCAGTAAAAGTATGGTAACGCAGCATATCGAGTACACCAACGGCTGGTAAAGCTACTTTCATCAGGTCAGGGCGTTGTGTCATGGTAGCACCCACTAAAAGTCCTCCGTTAGAACCTCCTCTAATTGCAAGATAGTCTGATGAGGTGTAGTTGTTGTCAATCAGGTATTCAGCAGCAGCGATAAAGTCGTCAAATACATTTTGTTTCTGCAATTTTGTCCCTGCATCATGCCATTTTTTACCATATTCGCCACCACCACGCAGGTTAGGTACGGCATAAATACCGCCGTTTTCCATCCATACCGCATTGGCTATGCTAAAAGCAGGTGTAAGGCTGATGTTAAAACCGCCATAACCGTACAGCATCGTTGGGTTTTTACCGTTTAATTCTAAATCTTTTCTATGCGTAATAATCATCGGTATTTTAGTACCATCTTTAGAGGTATAAAATACCTGCTTAGAAATGTAATTATCGGTATCGAAATCAACTTTTGGTTTGCGATACAGTTCCGATTTTCCTGTTTCAGGGTTGTAAGAATATATTGTACCTGGGCTGATGTAGTTAGTGAATGAATAATACAACACATCAGCATCTTTTTTACCACCAAAGCCTCCTGCGCTACCTATACCAGGTAGGGTAACTTCGCGCACCAGTTTGCCCTTACGGTCATATTGTTTTACTACCGAAATAGCATCTTGCATGTATTCGGCAAAAATGTAACCTGACCCTGTTGATGCCGAGAGTACATTTTTGGTTTCGGCAATCAGGTCTTTCCAGTTTTGCTGTTGCGGTGCTTTGGCATCTACTGTAACAATTCGCTTATTAGGGGCATTGTAGTTGGTAGAGATAAATAGGGTACTGCCATCGGTATCAATAATACCATTATCGCTGTCAAAGTTATCTACTACGGTAATTATTTTACTGTTGGCATTGCTAAGGTCTTTTAAATACAATTCATTTCCTGAAGTGGAATTGGCAGCCGAGATAACCAGATATTTTTGATCTTCGGTTACATATCCGCCTACATACCTACGTTTTTGTTCTGTACCAAAAATTACTTTGTCCTGAGCTTGTGGCGTGCCCAGTTTATGATAATACAGTTTGTGCTGGTCAGTCTTTGCTGATAGCTCACTGCCTTCGGGTTTGTCATAACTAGAATAGTAAAAACCATCATTACCCAGCCAAGATGTACCGCTAAATTTTACATCAACAATAACTTCTCCTGTTAGTTTTTTGGTTTTAGCATCCATTATAAATACTTTGCGCCAGTCGCTACCGCCTTCGGAAATAGAATAGGCAACAAGGCTACCATCTTTAGTAAAGCTTACTCCGCCAAGCGAAGTAGTACCATCTTTAGAAAACGTATTAGGGTCAAGGAAAATCTCTTCTTTACCATTTTTATCTTTACGGTATAGTACCGACTGGTTTTGTAAGCCATCATTTTTATAATAGTAGGTGTAATCCCCTTCTTTAAACGGAGCCGAAACTCTTTCGTAATTCCATAGCTGCTCCATACGTTTTTTTATGCTTTCGCGAAACGGAATTTGGTCGAGGTAGTTAAACGTTACCTCATTCTCTGCTTTTACCCAAGCTGCTGTTTCTGCAGATCGGTCATCTTCCAACCATCGGTAAGGGTCAGGCACATTAGTACCAAAATAAGTATCGGTAGTATTTCCTTTTTGGGTTGTAGGATAGTGAATTTTTTGTGCATTCATGCTAAGACTAGTTGCCACAGTTAGTATAGTTAGTATTGATTTTTTCATTTTGTTTCTTGTTAGTTAGATAAACAAAAATAGGGAATACTTAATTAACCTGCTTAAATAAAAAATCCCGACACTAGTGTCGGGATTTAAATAGCAAATTGTTATAAAACTTATGGTGTTACTATTGCAACCTGAAAAGTAGCAGTAGCATCGGTGCTTCCGGCAGCATTGGTAATATCGCCATCGGCTACACCTTCGGCAGCCTTATTAGGCTCATGTCTTAACGTAATGGTAAGTGCGCCTGTTGTTGCTGCATCTGCTGCTTGGTAGTTAAAGCTAAGCCCTATTGGGTTGCCGTTCACATCAGTATCAGCATA comes from the Flavobacterium arcticum genome and includes:
- a CDS encoding DedA family protein gives rise to the protein MSDFDWMQLINPEFYIMLELGGVPVGIYVVLFIIFAETGLFAGFFLPGDSLLFLAGIYSTELMNTLIPIEGDFINVLLLSVLVAISGILGNTFGYWFGHKSGSYLYKKEDTFWFKKKYLIQSHEFFEKHGGRAIIFARFLPIIRTFAPIIAGVVKMEKKKFMFYNIISSFTWATTIIFAGHYLQELFKTTMGIDLKSHIEIIILIIVLITTVPLILNALKGNKVTEREAVEEAESKDDHDNDIFPR
- a CDS encoding NAD(P)/FAD-dependent oxidoreductase; translation: MKLSWWEIKNWFTNVDYTIVGSGIVGLHTGLRLRERFPDSRILVLEKGQLPQGASTKNAGFACFGSLSEIADDLNNHTEQEVINLIQKRWDGLQLLRKRLGDAVIDFKPYGGYELFLEKDTSTYKDCLRKLPFVNEVLQPLFRNDVFATETNRFDFKGIHEHLIFNPYEGQIDTGNMMQALLKEAAANDILILNCQTVIGYHEKIDGVEVNVGDFSFSTKKLLFATNGFASTLTNGAVKPARAQVLITEPIPNLDIKGTFHMDKGYYYFRNYDDRILLGGARNLDFEGETTTELAQTDLIQNRLEQLLHEVILPNQDIKIAHRWSGIMGVGSQKNPIVQQLSNHVYCGVRLGGMGIAIGSTIGTELADLV
- the mtgA gene encoding monofunctional biosynthetic peptidoglycan transglycosylase — its product is MLRKVFRFVFKIFLWFIVISVLSVVLFRFVPVPFTPLMVSRALEQRERGEDMTANHNWVPIEEISPELQKAVIASEDGNFLTHHGFDFDAIYKAYKSNKKGKKIKGGSTISQQTAKNVFLWQGRSYLRKGLEAYFTVLIEVLWSKERIMEVYLNSIEMGDGIYGAQAAAKYWYHKDAKKLTRYEAAGIAAILPSPLKYKAVNSSVYINRRKGHIVRHMRYVKLDY
- a CDS encoding lipid A deacylase LpxR family protein, whose amino-acid sequence is MRLLQQVIIVVLCTVSAWAQKPAEIGAILDNDLYSSPVNDQYYTNGIELFYRYLGTVKNDKIAKKITEFRVGQYIYNPQSVRAEEINVNDRPFAGYLFAEAGINTYYKSESLLKLNFQVGVVGPESYAEDVQEGLHRLFSYPTVRGWQHQITTLLGLQANAFYSKKIFSETYKEKVDFHLQGELNAGTVWTGASVGAMARINLAKNLVLKPMYESTLHNATLSHDKESYKGRREFFLFLNPNINYQIYDATIQGSLFNDNSPVTFPLLPVRFNAEFGIKYGKNNWNLSYAINYRGKELSNNVITGYYYGSIGIGYLL
- a CDS encoding prolyl oligopeptidase family serine peptidase — translated: MKKSILTILTVATSLSMNAQKIHYPTTQKGNTTDTYFGTNVPDPYRWLEDDRSAETAAWVKAENEVTFNYLDQIPFRESIKKRMEQLWNYERVSAPFKEGDYTYYYKNDGLQNQSVLYRKDKNGKEEIFLDPNTFSKDGTTSLGGVSFTKDGSLVAYSISEGGSDWRKVFIMDAKTKKLTGEVIVDVKFSGTSWLGNDGFYYSSYDKPEGSELSAKTDQHKLYYHKLGTPQAQDKVIFGTEQKRRYVGGYVTEDQKYLVISAANSTSGNELYLKDLSNANSKIITVVDNFDSDNGIIDTDGSTLFISTNYNAPNKRIVTVDAKAPQQQNWKDLIAETKNVLSASTGSGYIFAEYMQDAISVVKQYDRKGKLVREVTLPGIGSAGGFGGKKDADVLYYSFTNYISPGTIYSYNPETGKSELYRKPKVDFDTDNYISKQVFYTSKDGTKIPMIITHRKDLELNGKNPTMLYGYGGFNISLTPAFSIANAVWMENGGIYAVPNLRGGGEYGKKWHDAGTKLQKQNVFDDFIAAAEYLIDNNYTSSDYLAIRGGSNGGLLVGATMTQRPDLMKVALPAVGVLDMLRYHTFTAGAGWAYDYGTAEDDAAMFEYLKGYSPVHNVKKGVQYPATLITTGDHDDRVVPAHSFKFAATLQEYQTGDNPVLIRIGVNAGHGAGKSVAQTIEEYCDIQAFTFYNMGVTPRR